In a genomic window of Mus pahari chromosome 8, PAHARI_EIJ_v1.1, whole genome shotgun sequence:
- the LOC110325769 gene encoding olfactory receptor 11G2-like produces the protein MKTFSSPINSSTITGFILLGFPYPREGQILLFVLFFIVYLLILMGNASIICAVFCDQRLHTPMYLLLANFSFLEIWYVTSTVPNMLANCLSENKVISFSGCFLQFYFFFSFGSTECIFLSIMAFDPACGRLMKMYLSPTSEHDSGMQKLVTLFYSVGTPLLNPVIYSLRNKDMKNAMQKMLRT, from the exons ATGAAAACCTTCAGCAGCCCCATCAACTCCAGCACCATCACTGGCTTCATCCTCTTGGGTTTCCCCTATCCCAGGGAGGGGCAAATCCTCCTCTTTGTGCTCTTCTTCATTGTATACCTACTCATTCTCATGGGGAACGCTTCCATCATCTGTGCTGTGTTCTGTGATCAGAGactccacacccccatgtaccTCTTGCTGGCCAACTTCTCATTCCTGGAGATATGGTATGTCACCTCCacagtccccaacatgttggccAACTGCCTCTCTGAAAACAAGGTCATCTCTTTCTCTGGATGCTTCCTGcagttctatttcttcttctcctttggtTCTACAGAATGCATTTTCCTGTCAATCATGGCATTtgatcctgcttgtggacgtt TGATGAAAATGTATCTAAGCCCAACATCTGAGCATGACTCTGGAATGCAGAAGCTTGTGACTCTATTTTATTCTGTGGGTACTCCACTGCTTAATCCTGTGATATACAGTCTGAGGAACAAAGATATGAAAAATGCCATGCAGAAGATGTtaagaacataa